The following proteins are co-located in the Bosea sp. AS-1 genome:
- a CDS encoding DUF6634 family protein codes for MHYPYSDLRPVPELGPDVDRLRHLVGDLKHIQAGKHPGEAELSRAPTIENWCIAERRVIALAGVVTGHPTIPNGRSVCTSDLWIIAPSLGYARTLNRLYALGSRHRLSDRWDFR; via the coding sequence ATGCACTACCCCTATTCAGACCTTCGTCCCGTGCCGGAACTCGGCCCCGATGTCGACCGACTGCGCCACCTCGTGGGCGACCTCAAGCACATTCAAGCCGGTAAGCATCCTGGGGAGGCCGAGTTGTCGAGGGCTCCCACGATTGAAAACTGGTGCATCGCTGAACGTCGCGTGATCGCCTTGGCCGGGGTCGTCACTGGACACCCTACGATTCCGAACGGCCGATCGGTTTGCACGTCGGATCTGTGGATCATTGCTCCGTCGCTCGGATACGCCCGCACCCTCAATCGGCTCTATGCACTCGGAAGCCGGCACAGGCTTTCCGACCGGTGGGATTTCCGATGA
- a CDS encoding type II toxin-antitoxin system PemK/MazF family toxin has product MPIQYLPTPATIVLCDFSKGFEKPEMVKKRPAVVISPRLPRRDNLCAVVGFSGTESPYPVAYQCKLELDAPLPDPFPYAVWWVKADLIVTVGLKRLDLFRTQRDQSGKRKFLSPKVKPEDFVRIQACVLHGLGFGHLTDSLPKPT; this is encoded by the coding sequence ATGCCGATTCAGTATTTGCCAACGCCTGCTACCATTGTCCTTTGCGATTTTTCAAAAGGCTTTGAAAAGCCCGAAATGGTGAAGAAGCGACCTGCCGTGGTAATTTCTCCGCGACTTCCGCGGCGAGATAATCTATGCGCCGTCGTTGGCTTTAGCGGCACAGAAAGCCCATACCCCGTGGCCTATCAATGTAAGCTTGAGCTGGATGCGCCTCTACCCGATCCGTTCCCGTATGCGGTATGGTGGGTTAAGGCTGATTTGATAGTTACTGTCGGACTGAAACGACTGGATCTTTTCCGCACGCAGCGGGATCAGTCCGGGAAACGCAAGTTCCTATCGCCCAAGGTGAAGCCGGAAGATTTCGTCCGCATTCAGGCCTGCGTGCTTCATGGTTTGGGTTTCGGTCACTTGACAGATTCCCTGCCGAAGCCCACTTAG